The following are encoded together in the Coffea arabica cultivar ET-39 chromosome 1c, Coffea Arabica ET-39 HiFi, whole genome shotgun sequence genome:
- the LOC113703247 gene encoding histone-lysine N-methyltransferase ASHH3-like isoform X1 translates to MDFELPEWLNRWKPTAYKFIKRNIYLAKRNKRRLEDDGIFCSCSSSTGSSGVCDRDCLCSMLQSSCSSGCKCGNSCLNKPFHQRPAKKMKIVQTEKCGSGIVADEDIKQGEFVIEYVGEVIDDKTCEDRLWKMKHSGETNFYLCEINRDMVIDATYKGNKSRYINHSCCPNTEMQKWRIDGETRIGIFATRDIRKGEHLTYDYQFVQFGADQNCYCGAAGCRQKLGVKPNKPKTPSSDAALEIVAGQLAVTSPKVKAFLSTNDVYANGVSSAGVKCDSVVRKFARSCIGEVVRISHSLDKRSFGIVKQFDKSTRKHLIMFEDGTLDFIDMSKVEWELL, encoded by the exons ATGGATTTTGAACTTCCAGAATGGTTGAATAGATGGAAACCTACAGCTTACAAGTTTATTAAGCGCA ATATATATCTCGCGAAGAGGAATAAGAGGCGTCTGGAGGATGATGGCATATTTTGTTCCTGCAGCTCATCAACTGGATCTTCTGGTGTTTGTGATAGGGATTGCCTTTGTAG CATGCTGCAGTCCAGCTGCTCCTCAGGCTGCAAATGTGGGAATTCATGCTTGAATAAGCCATTCCATCAACGCCCTGCAAAGAAGATGAAAATAGTGCAG ACTGAAAAATGTGGATCGGGAATTGTTGCAGATGAAGATATAAAGCAAGGAGAGTTTGTAATCGAATATGTTGGAGAAG TTATTGATGATAAAACGTGTGAAGACAGGCTTTGGAAGATGAAACACAGTGGGGAAACAAATTTTTACTTGTGTGAAATCAATAGAGATATGGTGATTGATGCTACTTACAAAGGAAACAAATCCAGATACATCAATCATAGCTGTTGTCCTAATACGGAAATGCAGAAATG GAGGATTGACGGCGAAACAAGAATTGGCATATTTGCAACACGTGATATCAGAAAGGGCGAGCATTTGACCTATGACTATCA GTTTGTTCAATTTGGTGCAGATCAGAACTGCTACTGTGGTGCTGCAGGCTGTAGACAAAAGCTTGGGGTTAAACCTAACAAGCCAAAAACACCATCTTCAGATGCAGCACTTGAGATAGTAGCCGGTCAGCTTGCTGTGACCTCTCCCAAAGTGAAAGCTTTTCTATCTACAAATGAT GTATATGCAAATGGAGTTTCTTCTGCTG GAGTAAAGTGTGATTCTGTTGTGAGAAAGTTTGCTCGGAGTTGCATCGGAGAAGTAGTAAGAATAAGCCACTCTCTCGATAAGAG ATCTTTTGGAATTGTAAAGCAGTTTGATAAAAGCACCAGGAAACACTTG ATAATGTTTGAAGACGGCACTCTTGATTTCATTGACATGTCAAAAGTAGAGTGGGAGCTTTTGTAA
- the LOC113703247 gene encoding histone-lysine N-methyltransferase ASHH3-like isoform X2, with the protein MPSMKKNNEEGVIEGIFNKLLKGIGDPMDFELPEWLNRWKPTAYKFIKRNIYLAKRNKRRLEDDGIFCSCSSSTGSSGVCDRDCLCSMLQSSCSSGCKCGNSCLNKPFHQRPAKKMKIVQTEKCGSGIVADEDIKQGEFVIEYVGEVIDDKTCEDRLWKMKHSGETNFYLCEINRDMVIDATYKGNKSRYINHSCCPNTEMQKWRIDGETRIGIFATRDIRKGEHLTYDYQFVQFGADQNCYCGAAGCRQKLGVKPNKPKTPSSDAALEIVAGQLAVTSPKVKAFLSTNDVYANGVSSAGVKCDSVVRKFARSCIGEVVRISHSLDKRSFGIVKQFDKSTRKHLIMFEDGTLDFIDMSKVEWELL; encoded by the exons AACAATGAAGAAGGCGTTATAGAGGGCATATTCAATAAACTGCTGAAGGGGATTGGAGATCCAATGGATTTTGAACTTCCAGAATGGTTGAATAGATGGAAACCTACAGCTTACAAGTTTATTAAGCGCA ATATATATCTCGCGAAGAGGAATAAGAGGCGTCTGGAGGATGATGGCATATTTTGTTCCTGCAGCTCATCAACTGGATCTTCTGGTGTTTGTGATAGGGATTGCCTTTGTAG CATGCTGCAGTCCAGCTGCTCCTCAGGCTGCAAATGTGGGAATTCATGCTTGAATAAGCCATTCCATCAACGCCCTGCAAAGAAGATGAAAATAGTGCAG ACTGAAAAATGTGGATCGGGAATTGTTGCAGATGAAGATATAAAGCAAGGAGAGTTTGTAATCGAATATGTTGGAGAAG TTATTGATGATAAAACGTGTGAAGACAGGCTTTGGAAGATGAAACACAGTGGGGAAACAAATTTTTACTTGTGTGAAATCAATAGAGATATGGTGATTGATGCTACTTACAAAGGAAACAAATCCAGATACATCAATCATAGCTGTTGTCCTAATACGGAAATGCAGAAATG GAGGATTGACGGCGAAACAAGAATTGGCATATTTGCAACACGTGATATCAGAAAGGGCGAGCATTTGACCTATGACTATCA GTTTGTTCAATTTGGTGCAGATCAGAACTGCTACTGTGGTGCTGCAGGCTGTAGACAAAAGCTTGGGGTTAAACCTAACAAGCCAAAAACACCATCTTCAGATGCAGCACTTGAGATAGTAGCCGGTCAGCTTGCTGTGACCTCTCCCAAAGTGAAAGCTTTTCTATCTACAAATGAT GTATATGCAAATGGAGTTTCTTCTGCTG GAGTAAAGTGTGATTCTGTTGTGAGAAAGTTTGCTCGGAGTTGCATCGGAGAAGTAGTAAGAATAAGCCACTCTCTCGATAAGAG ATCTTTTGGAATTGTAAAGCAGTTTGATAAAAGCACCAGGAAACACTTG ATAATGTTTGAAGACGGCACTCTTGATTTCATTGACATGTCAAAAGTAGAGTGGGAGCTTTTGTAA